A genome region from Carassius carassius chromosome 23, fCarCar2.1, whole genome shotgun sequence includes the following:
- the LOC132101460 gene encoding C-signal-like has translation MASRICDSVLVTGSNRGIGLELVRQLVDSPSPPVQIFAGCRDPNGPRSQALQELAQKHRDVITVVQLDTTSPTSIAEASKLVDTKLKGRGLNLIINNAGVNIPGSLAETGIQEMVDVYTTNVVGPMLIAKDFHPLLCKAAAQFPHQTNMSCNRSAIINVSTLLSSITRCPENFSVSPMYPYRVSKAALNMLTRCLAEDFKKDSILVMSLHPGWVQTEMGGPKAPLTTAESISGLIKVIASCTEKDSGTLLDWEGKNIPW, from the exons ATGGCATCTAGAATATGTGACAGTGTTCTGGTGACTGGATCAAACCGTGGAATTGGACTTGAGTTGGTTCGACAGTTGGTTGATTCACCCTCACCTCCAGTTCAGATCTTTGCTGGTTGTAGAGACCCAAATGGACCAAGATCACAG GCTCTCCAGGAACTAGCTCAGAAGCACCGGGATGTGATCACGGTTGTCCAGCTTG ACACAACTAGTCCTACTAGTATTGCAGAGGCCTCAAAACTGGTGGATACCAAGCTGAAGGGCAGAGGTCTGAATTTGATCATCAACAATGCTGGTGTGAACATCCCAGGATCCCTAGCTGAGACAGGAATACAGGAGATGGTGGATGTGTACACAACCAATGTTGTAGGCCCTATGCTCATCGCAAAG GATTTCCATCCCCTCCTGTGCAAGGCAGCAGCTCAGTTTCCTCATCAAACAAACATGTCTTGCAATAGGTCAGCTATCATCAATGTCTCCACACTGCTGTCATCCATCACCAGATGCCCTGAGAATTTCTCTGTGTCTCCAATGTACCCCTATCGGGTCAGCAAG GCAGCACTGAACATGTTAACTCGCTGCTTGGCAGAAGATTTTAAAAAAGATAGCATTCTTGTTATGTCTCTCCATCCAGGATGGGTCCAGACAGAAATGGGAGGCCCAAAG GCTCCCCTGACGACAGCTGAGAGCATCAGCGGTCTGATAAAAGTCATCGCAAGCTGCACCGAGAAAGACAGTGGAACTCTTTTAGACTGGGAAGGCAAAAACATCCCCTGGTGA